Proteins encoded in a region of the Pangasianodon hypophthalmus isolate fPanHyp1 chromosome 21, fPanHyp1.pri, whole genome shotgun sequence genome:
- the LOC117595730 gene encoding macrophage mannose receptor 1-like — protein sequence MNEVVLGYIGSLWIGLNRGTQAQWGWSRGDEPLSNYSNWDAGRPNGSGQCVVNINNVWRDYNCTVPLYFVCYYEGKGYILVQSNKTWQDAQSYCRSYYTDLATIRSPWEQKHLIELVGRGVFVWIGLFLDTWEWSDQWSLFFRNWALGQPSSTSGNCTAMMTNDSGKWTVQNCNAALPFICYGEENMVKRKNIIKIKVAYSGTANLNDLSLQAVILKEIEKKIIGQSKANDIKLSWKLRSDGNVFVKQGARDKNG from the exons ATGAATGAAGTTGTGCTTGGCTACATTGGCTCTTTATGGATTGGACTAAACAGAGGTACACAAGCACAGTGGGGCTGGTCTCGAGGGGATGAGCCTCTATCCAATTACAGCAACTGGGATGCAGGGAGGCCAAATGGTTCTGGACAATGTGTAGTTAATATCAACAATGTCTGGCGTGATTACAATTGCACAGTACCTCTATATTTTGTGTGCTACTATG AGGGAAAAGGATACATCCTGGTACAGTCTAACAAAACCTGGCAAGATGCACAGAGTTACTGCCGAAGCTACTACACTGACCTGGCAACAATCCGCTCTCCGTGGGAACAGAAGCATTTGATAGAACTTGTTGGTAGAGGAGTCTTCGTCTGGATCGGCTTGTTCCTAGATACTTGGGAGTGGTCTGACCAGTGGAGCCTCTTTTTCAGAAACTGGGCATTAGGACAACCAAGTTCCACATCTGGTAACTGCACTGCTATGATGACAAATGATTCTGGAAAATGGACTGTTCAGAATTGCAATGCAGCACTTCCTTTTATCTGCTATGGAG AAGAAAACATGGTGAagagaaaaaacataataaaaatcaaagtgGCTTACAGTGGAACAGCAAATCTCAATGATCTGTCACTGCAGGCAGTGATCTTAAAGGAA attgaaaaaaaaattatagggCAGAGCAAGGCTAATGATATCAAACTGAGCTGGAAATTGAGGAGTGATGGAAACGTGTTTGTGAAGCAAGGAGCCAGAGATAAGAACGGATAG